The Bacteroides ovatus genomic interval ATTATACGGGAAATATTTTTCAAGTATATATCGCTGCGTTTGCAGGAATATTTATGATTATGTTACTTTGCAAAAAAGTGAAGAAGATAAAGGTTGTTTCTTACTTGGGACGATATTCAATCATCACCTTGAGTATTCATGGACCGATACTTCATTTTTTAGGTCCATTAGTCAGCCGTTATATTCACAATAGTTGGGCACAGGCAAGCGCACTTCTGCTTATAACATTAAGCATCTGCCTTCTGCTCACACCCGTCTTTCTTAAAGTGATTCCACAAATGGTTGCACAGAAAGACCTGTTAAAAGTCAAACAAGATCACACTAAAAAGACAGTATATGAAGATAAACAGTAGCTATATCCTTTTGAAAGAAATTCGTTGTTACGCCTATCATGGAGTTGCACCGCAAGAAAATCTGATTGGGAATGAATATCTCATTGACCTGAAACTGAAAGTAGATATCAGCAAAGCTGCCCGGACAGATGAAGTTACCGACACCGTCAACTATGCTGAAGTACATCAGGTGATAGAAAATGAAATGGCTGTTCCCTCAAAATTGCTGGAACACGTTAGCGGACGGATTATACAAAAACTCTTTGACCAATTCCCCTGTATTGAAGAAATCGAACTCCGGCTTTCCAAACGAAACCCACCGATGGGAGCAGATATAGAGTCTGCAGGAATTGAGCTACACTGCAGCAGGAAATAAGATAATCACAGCTGGAAATGAAACATAAATGACGAAATGCAGATAATACGATATTAATAAAGTAATCCGTATCATCTGCATTCCTTTTTAAGCAAGATCTGCTTCTATTTTCACAGCCGTAAACTACCGCTTATTTTCTCTTCTTTTTTCTTCTATTTACCGATTCTACAGCCTCCGTCACCACGGGTTTATCCTGGAAACGTTTTGTATAGCTGGAATAGTCCGGATGAATGCGTTCGTAATCAGGATCCATAAATAACGGACTGGAAATAATATGATCCGCCGTAGAACGGTTACAACAGAAAACAATATTTTCTACACCGGCCAAACGGGTTAATGCTTTTACATCCGTATCATGCGGTTGCAATGTCATGGGGTCCGTGAAGAAAAAGAGATAATCAATCTGCCCATCCACAATACGTGATCCCATCTGTTGGTCACCACCTAACGGACCTGATTTTAAAATCGTAAAATCCCACTCTTCATCAGGATGTTTCTCCTTCAATGCTTCCAATATCAAAGTACCCGTAGTACCTGTACAATAGAATTTATTACCCATCAACAGTTCCGAGTTCCACAGTACCCATTCGATGAGGTCTTTTTTCATTGCATCATGCGCTACCAGCCCGATGCCTCTTCTAACCTTTGATTTCATTTGCTATCCTTTTAAATCCGACAATTGAGAGAATCGTTTGCATCCCCTCGCATAAAACTGCCACAAGATACTACTTTTTGTCCGTTCAGGTATCGGATTCAAAGTTTTTTTTCTCATATTCTCTTCACGGGATAAAGAAAACGACGGACATAATCGTTTATACTCTTTACGCGCACGCATCACAGCACTAGCATTATCCCAGTGCCCTTGCAACAAGAAATTGAACGCCGCCAGATAATCGAGACAAGTCCGGATACGCATCACTTTATTTAACTCCTCCTGTGGAAGATTCTTATAGAGCATGACAAGATTATTACGGAAATTAAGAAAAGTCTTATGAGGATTCTCTTTTTTAAGAGTAGCTCCTCCTACATGATAGACAATACTTTGAGGTACACAGACAATCTCACGATTCCGCGAACGAAGTCGCCAGCACAAATCTATTTCTTCCATGTGAGCAAAAAAACGTCCATCCAATCCTCCTACATTCACATAATCAGTGTGCCGGATAAACAACGCTGCCCCCGTTGCCCAAAAAACAGGAATCACCGTATCATATTGGCCTTCATCCTTCTCCACAACTCCCATTATACGCCCCCTGCAAAAAGGATAACCATATTTATCAATAAAGCCACCAGCCGCTCCGGCATATTCAAAATATTCTTTTTGTCGTTGACTTCGTATCTTCGGCTGACAAGCAGCCACCTCCGGATGAGCATCCAAATAAGCAATCATTGGTTCCAGCCAATGCTCCGTCACCTCGACATCTGAATTCAAAAGAACTACATATTCTGCGTCGACCTGCTGCAATGCCCAATTATATCCATCGGCAAAGCCATAATTTTGGTCGAGCACAATCGTTCTGACAGAAGGAAATTCCTGTTGAAGCAAACTCACAGAAGTGTCCGTAGAGCCATTGTCAGCTACACAGACCTCAACCCCCTCCCCCTCTGAATAGCGGACGACGGACGGAAGAAAAGTACGAAGCATATCGCACCCGTTCCAATTCAAGATTACAACTGAAACCTTCATCACTATTCTTTCTTCTTATTCAATTCCTCCTGTTCCAGCTGATCAGCCTCTTCTTTGGTTAATTTCCAGCGTTTATGAGACCATAACCAGTATGCCGGTTCCCTGCGAATCGTTTGCTCCAACCTATGGGCAAACATTTCTGTGATTTCTCCTTCTCTTGTTTCTTTCGGTGTTTCCGTCATTAACTTGAACTCCGCTTCACAATACCCTCTACGCTTCTTACTAAGCTCACAATAAAAAACAGGAAAGTTCATCATTTTAGCAATACGCTCCGCACCATCCAGGAAAGCCGTCTCCTGCCCCAAAAAAGTAGTCCAGTATTTATCATACCCACTGGGCCATTGATCGGTA includes:
- the folB gene encoding dihydroneopterin aldolase — its product is MKINSSYILLKEIRCYAYHGVAPQENLIGNEYLIDLKLKVDISKAARTDEVTDTVNYAEVHQVIENEMAVPSKLLEHVSGRIIQKLFDQFPCIEEIELRLSKRNPPMGADIESAGIELHCSRK
- a CDS encoding methylglyoxal synthase, which encodes MKSKVRRGIGLVAHDAMKKDLIEWVLWNSELLMGNKFYCTGTTGTLILEALKEKHPDEEWDFTILKSGPLGGDQQMGSRIVDGQIDYLFFFTDPMTLQPHDTDVKALTRLAGVENIVFCCNRSTADHIISSPLFMDPDYERIHPDYSSYTKRFQDKPVVTEAVESVNRRKKKRK
- a CDS encoding glycosyltransferase family 2 protein, with translation MKVSVVILNWNGCDMLRTFLPSVVRYSEGEGVEVCVADNGSTDTSVSLLQQEFPSVRTIVLDQNYGFADGYNWALQQVDAEYVVLLNSDVEVTEHWLEPMIAYLDAHPEVAACQPKIRSQRQKEYFEYAGAAGGFIDKYGYPFCRGRIMGVVEKDEGQYDTVIPVFWATGAALFIRHTDYVNVGGLDGRFFAHMEEIDLCWRLRSRNREIVCVPQSIVYHVGGATLKKENPHKTFLNFRNNLVMLYKNLPQEELNKVMRIRTCLDYLAAFNFLLQGHWDNASAVMRARKEYKRLCPSFSLSREENMRKKTLNPIPERTKSSILWQFYARGCKRFSQLSDLKG